A section of the Cervus canadensis isolate Bull #8, Minnesota chromosome 8, ASM1932006v1, whole genome shotgun sequence genome encodes:
- the ANKRD2 gene encoding ankyrin repeat domain-containing protein 2 — translation MADSEEVQRATALIEERLAQEEENEKLRGTTHQKLPMEMLVLEDEKHHRPESPSLQKVKGQERVRKTSLDLRREIIDVGGIQNLIQLRKKRKQKKREALATSQEPPPEPEEITGPVDEETFLKAAVEGKMKVIEKFLADGGSPDTCDQFRRTALHRASLEGHMEILEKLLERGATVDFQDRLDCTAMHWACRGGHLEVVRLLQSRGADTNVRDKLLSTPLHVAVRTGQVEIVEHFLSLGLDINAKDREGDSALHDAVRLNRYKIIKLLLLHGADMMSKNLAGKTPTDLVQLWQADTRHALENPEPGSEQNGLEGSAESGRETPQPVAAE, via the exons ATGGCGGACTCTGAGGAGGTACAGCGGGCCACGGCACTTATTGAGGAGCGGCTGGCACAGGAGGAGGAGAATGAG AAACTCCGAGGAACCACCCATCAGAAGTTGCCCATGGAGATGCTGGTGTTGGAGGATGAGAAGCACCACAGGCCTGAGAGTCCGTCCTTACAAAAGGTTAAG GGCCAAGAGCGCGTGCGGAAGACATCTCTAGACCTGCGGAGGGAGATCATCGACGTGGGCGGCATCCAGAACCTCATCCAGCTGCGGAAAAAACGCAAGCAGAAGAAGCGGGAAGCCCTGGCCACCTCCCAGGAGCCACCTCCAGAGCCGGAGGAGATC ACGGGCCCTGTGGATGAGGAGACATTCCTGAAAGCTGCGGTGGAGGGGAAGATGAAGGTCATCGAGAAGTTCCTGGCAGATGGGGGTTCCCCTGACACCTGCGATCAG TTCCGCCGGACTGCCCTGCACCGAGCTTCCCTGGAGGGCCACATGGAGATCCTTGAGAAGCTTCTGGAGCGTGGGGCCACTGTGGATTTCCAGGACCGG CTGGACTGCACAGCCATGCACTGGGCCTGTCGTGGGGGCCACTTGGAGGTGGTGAGACTCCTGCAGAGCCGAGGAGCAGACACCAATGTGAGGGATAAG CTGCTGAGCACCCCTCTGCATGTGGCAGTCCGGACGGGGCAGGTGGAGATCGTGGAACACTTTCTATCCCTGGGCCTGGACATCAATGCCAAAGACAGA GAAGGGGACAGCGCCCTGCATGATGCTGTGAGGCTCAATCGCTACAAAATCATCAAACTGCTACTCCTGCATGGGGCTGACATGATGAGCAAGAACCTG GCAGGAAAGACCCCCACGGACCTGGTGCAACTGTGGCAAGCCGACACCCGGCACGCTCTGGAGAACCCTGAGCCGGGGTCAGAGCAGAATGGACTGGAGGGGTCTGCTGAGAGTGGGCGGGAGACCCCCCAGCCTGTGGCAGCCGAGTAA
- the UBTD1 gene encoding ubiquitin domain-containing protein 1 isoform X1, with the protein MGNCVGRQRRERPTAPGHPRKRAGRNEPLKKERLKWKSDYPMTDGQLRSKRDEFWDTAPAFEGRKEIWDALKAAAYAAEANDHELAQAILDGASITLPHGTLCECYDELGNRYQLPIYCLSPPVNLLLEHAEEESLEPPEPTPSVRREFPLKVRLSTGKDVRLSASLPDTVGQLKRQLHTQEGIEPSWQRWFFSGKLLTDRTRLQETKIQKDFVIQVIINQPPPPQD; encoded by the exons gACGCAAcgagcccctgaagaaggagcGGCTGAAGTGGAAGAGCGACTACCCGATGACCGACGGGCAGCTGCGGAGCAAGAGGGATGAGTTCTGGGACACGGCGCCCGCCTTCGAGGGCCGCAAGGAGATCTGGGACGCCCTCAAGGCTGCCGCCTACGCGGCCGAGGCCAACGACCACGAGCTGGCTCAGGCCATCCTGGACGGAGCCAGCATCACCTTGCCCCATG GCACCCTCTGTGAGTGCTACGACGAGCTGGGCAATCGCTACCAACTCCCCATCTACTGCCTGTCGCCGCCCGTGAACCTGCTTCTGGAGCACGCCGAAGAGGAGAGCCTGGAGCCCCCCGAGCCCACCCCCAGCGTGCGCCGAGAGTTCCCGCTGAAGGTGCGCCTCTCCACGGGCAAGGACGTGAGGCTCAGCGCCAGCCTGCCCGACACGGTGGGGCAGCTCAAGAGGCAGCTGCACACCCAGGAGGGCATCGAGCCATCCTGGCAGCGATGGTTCTTCTCCGGAAAGCTGCTCACAGACCGCACGCGGCTCCAGGAAACCAAGATCCAGAAAGATTTTGTCATCCAGGTCATCATCAACCAGCCCCCGCCGCCCCAGGACTGA
- the UBTD1 gene encoding ubiquitin domain-containing protein 1 isoform X2, whose translation MTDGQLRSKRDEFWDTAPAFEGRKEIWDALKAAAYAAEANDHELAQAILDGASITLPHGTLCECYDELGNRYQLPIYCLSPPVNLLLEHAEEESLEPPEPTPSVRREFPLKVRLSTGKDVRLSASLPDTVGQLKRQLHTQEGIEPSWQRWFFSGKLLTDRTRLQETKIQKDFVIQVIINQPPPPQD comes from the exons ATGACCGACGGGCAGCTGCGGAGCAAGAGGGATGAGTTCTGGGACACGGCGCCCGCCTTCGAGGGCCGCAAGGAGATCTGGGACGCCCTCAAGGCTGCCGCCTACGCGGCCGAGGCCAACGACCACGAGCTGGCTCAGGCCATCCTGGACGGAGCCAGCATCACCTTGCCCCATG GCACCCTCTGTGAGTGCTACGACGAGCTGGGCAATCGCTACCAACTCCCCATCTACTGCCTGTCGCCGCCCGTGAACCTGCTTCTGGAGCACGCCGAAGAGGAGAGCCTGGAGCCCCCCGAGCCCACCCCCAGCGTGCGCCGAGAGTTCCCGCTGAAGGTGCGCCTCTCCACGGGCAAGGACGTGAGGCTCAGCGCCAGCCTGCCCGACACGGTGGGGCAGCTCAAGAGGCAGCTGCACACCCAGGAGGGCATCGAGCCATCCTGGCAGCGATGGTTCTTCTCCGGAAAGCTGCTCACAGACCGCACGCGGCTCCAGGAAACCAAGATCCAGAAAGATTTTGTCATCCAGGTCATCATCAACCAGCCCCCGCCGCCCCAGGACTGA